From a region of the Leishmania donovani BPK282A1 complete genome, chromosome 24 genome:
- a CDS encoding cyclin 11, putative: protein MASLGAEHKLECKSMVLTLHTLFDIPRDLVSLHSRRESVELVLKPTAKYYSENKRFCKLDLPEQHVTFSPSSIIFKHDRFVLDFESAPPPCGLSFARSSTPHGAASFANSMPSNFLDSLAVNTTLTAPGVASSTGKMPLHFESDARAGGAVPPKPRLAFGESVDEDQDVNLRSPSSLKLRTSTTTLSSAMPPNQIVLRYPTRSDLKVIVEVMVGARQRRHDSSAVRWITPSWADRSIPGTISTFAAADGEVMRHKLVNRFVGLTVGHLSCTMELPHAADDLREVTAFAPTAIADAAERLCNDYERLRRFHTADTEEQLNAVRSERPVRLRDFVEQLSTGASESSIYRGLLLEVCPSFFVRRIRRICAMYPPIPQSSSWVRTDAETLAAEYTGREMSLIRNLCAELGPDLSAISPRNRFLSYTSVQPLGDELWKWIKDNYAHQENDILDYEPDIFMESLALHYGTPEPAPIQYGFSPISYELDRRAYFCDSLRFPVNREHHRYRDEAMAARQMRVPLQLTPCERPLRPIRPTSRSVGEIDILLEKYKPEFVQLVPSIADAMECVTQQNERLLLELLRESQPAAGAAAANAGTRERMRSLPYEVCPHGFHLFQSERPSGSYVALLTRFAEYTYISVSTLLASVIYLDRLCLRHPRLLLTARNIEKLLVAAVRVASKVVDLRSVNNKNFASVFSVPVQDMNELESEFLKLMNFDFFLSPKEFNNYAHLVQLPAAYMQMPSSVRLSSTASANGAVESSAPPPSTSHEAADHVADVSHSGNGAALRLESNTNSSNTNKMLLNTPAVATPAPPRAPSPQSQQQGRSSSGAYSVDTSVAAQRALLSSKPSSAADGSTATGVEAGGKYTDGSGGAAGHHYIRSGVRGGGGGGGRGSVPANGYGSGSSARSAGGGGSGATSGSKAPSAEFASGTRVLSIP, encoded by the coding sequence ATGGCGTCCCTTGGCGCAGAGCACAAGCTGGAGTGTAAGAGCATGGTGCTTACGCTCCACACCCTCTTCGACATTCCACGCGACCTCGTCTCGCTCCACTCACGCCGCGAAAGTGTCGAGCTCGTGCTGAAGCCGACGGCGAAGTACTACTCGGAGAACAAGCGTTTCTGCAAGCTGGACTTGCCGGAACAGCATGTCACCTTCTCGCCGTCCTCTATCATCTTCAAGCACGACCGCTTTGTTCTGGACTTCGAgtcagcgccaccgccatgcGGCCTCTCCTTCGCGCGATCGTCGACACcgcacggcgctgcgtccTTCGCGAACAGCATGCCGAGCAACTTCTTGGACTCGCTTGCGGTGAACACCACGCTCACCGCGCCAGgggtggcgagcagcactGGTAAGATGCCTCTACACTTTGAGAGTGACGcgcgcgctggtggcgccgtTCCTCCCAAGCCTCGCCTCGCGTTCGGTGAGAGTGTCGACGAGGACCAGGACGTCAACCTCAGGAGCCCCAGTAGCCTCAAGCTGAGGACCTCAACGACCACCTTGTCCAGTGCCATGCCGCCGAACCAGATCGTCCTGCGCTACCCCACACGCTCAGATCTTAAAGTCATCGTCGAGGTGATGGTGGGCGCacgacagcgccgtcacgACTCCTCTGCCGTGCGCTGGATTACGCCATCGTGGGCGGACCGATCCATCCCAGGCACTATCAgcaccttcgccgccgctgacgggGAAGTGATGCGCCACAAGCTTGTCAACCGCTTCGTTGGGCTGACGGTGGGGCATCTCTCCTGCACGATGGAGCTGCCACACGCAGCCGACGATCTGCGTGAGGTGACGGCGTTTGCCCCAACGGCGATCGCAGACGCGGCGGAGCGCCTGTGCAATGACTATGAGCGCCTACGCCGCTTTCACACAGCGGACACGGAAGAGCAGCTGAATGCTGTCCGCAGCGAACGTCCAGTTCGGCTTCGTGACTTTGTGGAGCAGCTCTCTACCGGCGCGAGCGAGTCCTCCATCTACcgcggcctgctgctggaggtgtGCCCTAGCTTCTTTGTGCGCCGCATCCGTCGAATTTGCGCCATGTACCCGCCCATCCCGCAGAGCAGCTCCTGGGTGCGTACGGATGCCGAAACGCTTGCCGCCGAGTACACTGGGCGCGAGATGTCGCTCATCCGCAACCTCTGCGCCGAACTTGGCCCCGACTTGAGCGCTATCTCGCCGCGCAACCGCTTCCTATCCTATACCAGCGTGCAGCCCCTTGGCGACGAACTTTGGAAGTGGATAAAGGACAACTACGCTCACCAGGAGAACGACATCCTCGACTACGAACCGGACATATTTATGGAGTCGCTCGCGCTGCACTATGGCACGCCAGAGCCTGCGCCGATTCAATACGGTTTTTCGCCCATCTCGTATGAGCTGGACAGGCGCGCGTACTTCTGCGACTCGCTGCGCTTCCCGGTAAATCGCGAGCACCACCGCTATCGCGAtgaggcgatggcggcgcgccagatgcgtgtgccgctgcagctgacgcCCTGCGAACGTCCGCTGCGCCCCATTCGGCCAACAtcgcgcagcgtcggcgagATCGACATTCTCCTAGAGAAGTACAAACCAGAGTTCGTGCAGCTCGTGCCGTCCATTGCAGACGCCATGGAGTGTGTGACACAGCAGAACGAACGTCTGCTActagagctgctgcgcgagtcACAacctgctgccggcgcagccgcggcgaaCGCAGGCACGCGTGAGCGGATGCGCTCGCTCCCCTATGAGGTGTGTCCGCACGGGTTTCATCTCTTTCAGTCAGAGCGGCCCAGTGGGTCGtacgtggcgctgctgacgcgctTCGCAGAGTACACGTACATCTCCGTCAGCACCCTTCTAGCATCCGTAATCTACCTGGACCGGCTGTGTCTCCGGCATCCACGACTTCTGCTTACGGCGCGCAACATCGAGAAGCTGCttgtcgccgccgtgcgtgtTGCCAGCAAGGTTGTCGACCTCCGCAGCGTCAACAACAAGAACTTCGCGTCTGTTTTCAGCGTGCCGGTGCAGGACATGAACGAGTTAGAGTCGGAGTTTCTCAAGCTCATGAACTTCGACTTCTTCCTCTCGCCGAAGGAGTTCAACAACTACGCTCAcctggtgcagctgccggcggcaTACATGCAGATGCCGTCGAGCGTGCGCCTGTCGAGCACAGCGAGCGCGAACGGCGCTGTAGaaagcagcgcaccgccgccgtcgactTCGCACGAGGCCGCAGACCACGTAGCGGATGTAAGCCACAGTGGGAACGGCGCGGCATTGAGACTGGAGAGCAACacgaacagcagcaacactAACAAAATGTTGCTGAACACGCCGGCCGTCGCCACCCCTGCTCCCCCTCGGGCGCCGTCCCCGCAATCACAGCAGCAAGGGCGCAGCAGTAGCGGCGCCTACAGCGTCGACACCTCGGTAGCCGCGCAGCGAGCACTACTATCGAGCAAGCCATCATCCGCAGCGGACGGCTCGACTGCGACAGGAGTTGAGGCTGGTGGGAAGTACaccgatggcagcggcggcgctgccgggcACCACTATATTCGCAGCGGAGtgagaggaggtggtggtggtggcggtagAGGATCCGTTCCAGCCAACGGCTACGGGagtggcagcagtgccagaagtgctggcggcggtggcagcggggcCACGAGTGGCAGCAAGGCACCATCGGCGGAGTTCGCAAGCGGGACGCGGGTGCTGAGCATTCCCTGA